One segment of Pseudobythopirellula maris DNA contains the following:
- a CDS encoding endonuclease I family protein yields MIFAQRPSFLALVVLLVGLATGLQADPYAPGNYYDGLSLNGATLKSELNDLIDGHTVRSYNDARSILQVTDVDPNDPDRMILIYNRESLDVSAINPNGGIPGWDSGVSWNREHTWPRSLGVGSSGADNSDLHNLRPSRNNINSQRGNLNFGGEYGEQGYGPLSDGGTVWYPGDEDAGMVARQMFYMDTRYEGGPGDGSSTTDLSLVNNTPGTGGTTLGRLSRLIEWHYEAVPDEFERRRNQVIYDDYQHNRNPFIDHPEWVWAAIINQTNDSQLAIAGGVSGGAGATSLDVDLGRAFVGGAGPGTQSVTLNKSGDDGVYYEVATSGDATSSVSGRLNAFGLGGSGSRSIEVGLDVSTAVAGHYAGEVTIDNLDITTGAGAGRGAQDGDDVIDVGFTVLEHAVASFDSSDLIEELTIDFGEVSFGSTPLLEMFDLVNFMGAGGPGFAADLDFDSVLGVGDTLAFDTDLAAFTGLSHGSASSFSASLLTDTLGEFSAEYTLSLSDEDLPGEQQQSLTLQLVGEVVGGLAGDFNGNGTVDAADFTVWRDGLGVTYSPEQYDDWVNNFGATIETGLSQTVPEPAAALLAVAVLGVLAGRRGRG; encoded by the coding sequence ATGATATTTGCTCAACGGCCAAGTTTTCTTGCTCTTGTCGTGTTGCTCGTCGGGCTAGCCACCGGCTTACAAGCCGATCCGTACGCCCCCGGCAACTACTACGACGGCTTGTCGCTCAATGGCGCCACTCTCAAGTCGGAGCTCAACGACCTGATTGATGGCCACACGGTGCGCTCTTACAACGACGCGCGATCGATCTTGCAGGTCACCGACGTCGATCCCAACGACCCGGACCGCATGATCCTGATTTACAACCGCGAGTCGCTCGACGTGTCGGCGATCAATCCGAACGGCGGCATCCCGGGGTGGGACAGCGGCGTGAGTTGGAACCGTGAGCACACTTGGCCACGAAGCTTGGGGGTTGGCTCTTCTGGCGCGGACAACAGCGACCTGCACAACCTGCGGCCCTCGCGCAACAACATCAACTCGCAGCGCGGCAACCTGAACTTCGGCGGCGAGTATGGTGAGCAGGGGTACGGCCCGCTGTCGGACGGCGGCACGGTCTGGTACCCGGGCGACGAGGACGCCGGCATGGTCGCCCGGCAGATGTTTTACATGGACACCCGCTACGAGGGCGGCCCAGGCGATGGTTCGAGCACCACGGACCTCTCCCTCGTCAACAACACGCCCGGGACCGGTGGAACCACACTCGGCAGGCTCTCGAGGCTCATCGAGTGGCACTACGAGGCGGTTCCCGATGAATTCGAACGGCGCCGCAATCAAGTCATCTACGACGACTACCAGCACAACCGCAACCCGTTCATCGACCACCCCGAATGGGTGTGGGCGGCGATCATCAACCAAACGAATGACAGTCAACTAGCGATCGCTGGCGGAGTAAGCGGCGGGGCCGGGGCCACCTCGCTCGATGTCGACCTCGGCCGGGCATTCGTTGGCGGTGCGGGGCCCGGCACACAGAGCGTGACGCTCAACAAGTCGGGCGACGACGGCGTGTACTATGAAGTCGCCACGTCGGGAGACGCGACGAGCTCGGTCAGCGGGCGGCTCAATGCCTTCGGCTTGGGGGGCTCCGGCTCGCGTTCGATCGAGGTCGGCCTCGACGTTTCGACCGCCGTCGCTGGACACTACGCCGGCGAGGTGACCATCGACAACCTCGACATCACCACCGGCGCCGGTGCCGGCCGTGGCGCTCAGGATGGCGACGACGTGATCGACGTCGGCTTCACGGTCCTGGAGCACGCCGTCGCGTCGTTCGATTCCAGTGATCTGATCGAAGAGCTGACGATCGACTTTGGCGAAGTCTCGTTCGGCTCGACCCCGCTTCTGGAGATGTTTGACCTTGTGAATTTCATGGGCGCGGGCGGCCCCGGGTTCGCGGCGGACCTCGATTTCGATTCGGTCCTGGGCGTGGGCGACACGCTCGCTTTCGATACCGACTTGGCTGCGTTCACCGGCCTATCACACGGCTCGGCGAGTTCTTTCAGCGCCTCGCTGCTCACCGACACGCTAGGCGAGTTTTCGGCCGAATACACTTTGTCGCTCAGCGATGAGGACCTGCCCGGCGAGCAGCAGCAAAGCTTGACGCTCCAACTCGTGGGCGAGGTGGTCGGGGGCTTGGCGGGCGACTTCAACGGCAACGGCACAGTCGACGCCGCCGACTTCACCGTGTGGCGAGACGGGCTCGGCGTGACTTACTCGCCCGAGCAGTACGACGACTGGGTCAACAACTTCGGTGCGACGATCGAGACCGGTCTAAGCCAAACGGTCCCCGAGCCCGCCGCCGCTTTGCTGGCGGTGGCCGTTCTCGGCGTGCTGGCGGGCCGACGCGGGCGTGGCTAG
- a CDS encoding CHAT domain-containing protein — translation MIQRVLLAAMLLGLSPALARAQGRSSVPPPAHQAAIEQLYRGDYSRAERAFNNLLRGGIKTVQARWIDSICYHAMLGETYYLAGDNPSAMRQFDLALELYLANRTWLTTIEFRQDPRPDQSGPTHIAPWGASTRRPVASRITGGFLASIGRIDNNTQAQQGGVVQAAQFWPIDAVEVVRTTAWAVRRRAQLLGPLAAHDPLHKDVLESYSRGGVGPRGHWSQAWVELQWGVALAGSGRDDDALPHLQRAVLLGGKFDHALTGLALLAQGEIVMAKGDHAAAAALLGEASIAAYAYDDVSVIDEALRLGYVNHRLSGGGGPFPPLEEAGMWAERQQLDHVAARARVCRADELLAIRDLGVATKTLGRVGTGRNDIAGSPLGAQAARLRAMGRFLTGDTDGGYALLADTLDAQRRFSSRNLQIALTTQRFDTGGLSPRVASLVYPELLADPTPDEWGADPLDAIAVLTTDHRGALDRAIATAIGRRKIDEAIELVELAKRRRFFRSLPLGGRGAAVRRTLGAPPERLTSDERLERQGMRLGHPELAEASTSIRELAEGLRDEKTLFTADGLESDLLKRIKQLGAAVERRESLLPVAALAREQSTLGFPPHAPLEVLRERLADGQVAVVYHALGDEYYGFLLSKDDEHAWRVGTGAELSPELSDLLEAIAGGGQQKTWTYEELGSDAWLEPAERLSQRLLEGSRLDFSQVTSLVVVPDGLVWHAPFELLPVADSQETRLLIDETTVQSAPTLGLSLSDPRRGRQVRRTGVATRGVSREDEVDVAWEAYADRAPSPEPIVSGAPVSPTLLASLVDQLIVAIPSDLMPGSTGDWRPLPLAQSKGGELADWIRMPFGGPERLVLGGVHTAAQSMLKPSRRRGRSANAATRPGDELFFATCGLMASGARTAMLTRWPTEGEFDDELSAQFLLGTDRLPAAEAWRRSVLISRDARLNPRSEPRIDAGDADEELPEARHPFFWAGRLLIDDGGFLDAEDAETEASKAESP, via the coding sequence TTGATCCAACGCGTCCTGCTAGCAGCGATGCTGCTGGGGCTCTCGCCCGCTCTGGCCCGCGCCCAAGGGAGATCGTCGGTCCCGCCGCCGGCGCACCAGGCGGCGATCGAGCAGCTCTACCGAGGCGATTATTCGCGCGCGGAGCGGGCCTTCAACAACCTGCTCCGTGGGGGGATCAAGACGGTCCAGGCGCGCTGGATCGATTCGATTTGCTACCACGCGATGCTCGGCGAAACCTACTACTTGGCCGGGGACAACCCCTCGGCCATGCGACAGTTCGACCTCGCGCTCGAGCTGTACCTGGCGAACCGCACCTGGCTGACAACGATCGAGTTCCGCCAGGACCCACGCCCCGATCAGAGCGGCCCGACCCACATCGCCCCATGGGGAGCCTCGACACGCCGGCCGGTGGCCAGCCGCATCACGGGCGGTTTCCTGGCCTCGATCGGGCGGATCGACAACAACACCCAAGCCCAGCAAGGCGGCGTCGTTCAAGCGGCCCAGTTTTGGCCGATCGATGCGGTCGAGGTCGTCCGCACGACCGCTTGGGCCGTCCGCCGACGGGCCCAGCTTCTCGGGCCGCTCGCCGCCCACGACCCGCTTCACAAGGACGTGCTCGAATCGTACTCACGCGGGGGCGTTGGCCCACGCGGCCACTGGTCGCAGGCTTGGGTCGAGCTCCAATGGGGCGTCGCGCTGGCGGGCTCTGGCCGCGACGACGACGCCCTGCCCCACCTGCAACGGGCCGTGCTCCTGGGCGGCAAGTTCGACCACGCGCTGACGGGGCTCGCCCTGCTGGCTCAGGGCGAGATCGTGATGGCGAAGGGAGACCACGCCGCGGCCGCCGCCCTGCTGGGCGAGGCGAGCATCGCGGCCTACGCCTACGACGACGTGTCGGTGATCGACGAGGCGTTGCGTCTGGGTTACGTCAACCACCGCTTGTCGGGCGGCGGCGGGCCGTTCCCGCCGCTCGAAGAGGCCGGCATGTGGGCCGAGCGGCAGCAGCTCGATCACGTCGCCGCCCGCGCCCGAGTTTGCCGTGCGGACGAACTGCTGGCCATCCGCGACCTCGGCGTCGCCACGAAGACACTCGGCCGGGTTGGCACGGGCCGCAACGACATCGCCGGCAGCCCGCTCGGCGCCCAAGCCGCCCGACTGCGGGCGATGGGCCGATTCCTCACGGGTGACACCGACGGCGGCTACGCCCTGCTCGCCGACACGCTCGACGCCCAAAGACGTTTCTCGTCGCGCAACCTGCAAATCGCGCTGACGACCCAACGGTTCGACACCGGCGGGCTGTCGCCGCGGGTGGCGTCGCTCGTTTACCCCGAGTTGCTGGCCGACCCCACTCCCGACGAGTGGGGCGCCGACCCGCTCGATGCGATCGCCGTGCTCACCACCGATCACCGCGGCGCCCTCGACCGAGCGATCGCCACGGCGATCGGGCGTCGCAAGATCGACGAAGCGATCGAGCTGGTCGAGCTCGCCAAACGACGCCGCTTCTTCCGGTCGCTGCCGCTTGGCGGGCGTGGCGCCGCCGTCAGACGAACGCTCGGCGCCCCGCCCGAGCGGCTCACCTCGGACGAGCGGCTCGAGCGCCAAGGGATGCGTCTCGGTCACCCCGAGCTGGCCGAAGCCTCGACTTCGATCCGCGAGCTGGCCGAGGGTCTGCGGGACGAAAAAACATTGTTCACCGCCGATGGGCTGGAGAGCGACCTGCTCAAACGCATCAAGCAGCTTGGCGCGGCGGTCGAGCGTCGCGAGTCGCTGCTGCCTGTCGCCGCCCTGGCGAGGGAACAATCGACACTCGGATTCCCTCCGCATGCGCCGCTTGAAGTGCTCCGCGAACGGCTCGCCGACGGCCAAGTCGCCGTTGTCTACCACGCGTTGGGCGACGAGTACTACGGCTTCTTGCTCTCAAAAGACGACGAGCACGCTTGGCGTGTGGGCACGGGAGCGGAACTCAGTCCCGAGCTGAGCGACCTGCTCGAGGCGATCGCCGGTGGTGGGCAGCAGAAGACATGGACCTACGAAGAACTCGGCAGCGACGCTTGGCTTGAACCGGCGGAGCGCCTCTCCCAACGGTTGCTGGAGGGATCGCGTCTCGATTTCTCGCAAGTCACAAGCCTGGTGGTCGTGCCCGATGGATTGGTGTGGCACGCACCCTTCGAGCTACTGCCGGTGGCTGATTCGCAAGAGACGCGATTGCTAATTGACGAGACCACGGTTCAATCGGCGCCAACACTGGGGCTTTCGTTGTCCGATCCACGGCGCGGTCGGCAGGTGCGTCGCACCGGCGTCGCGACGCGCGGCGTAAGTCGTGAAGACGAAGTCGACGTCGCCTGGGAAGCGTACGCCGACCGGGCGCCCTCGCCCGAGCCAATCGTGTCGGGCGCGCCCGTCTCGCCAACGCTCTTGGCTTCGCTCGTCGATCAGTTGATCGTCGCGATACCGTCGGACCTCATGCCAGGTTCGACCGGCGATTGGCGTCCCCTCCCGCTTGCTCAGAGCAAAGGGGGCGAGCTGGCGGACTGGATCCGCATGCCCTTCGGCGGGCCGGAGCGGCTCGTGCTTGGCGGCGTTCACACCGCTGCCCAGAGCATGCTGAAACCCTCACGCCGCCGCGGCCGCTCGGCCAATGCCGCGACTCGTCCCGGCGACGAGCTGTTCTTTGCAACGTGCGGGCTGATGGCTTCCGGCGCCCGCACGGCGATGCTCACCCGCTGGCCCACCGAGGGAGAATTCGACGACGAACTGTCGGCTCAGTTCCTGCTGGGCACGGACCGGCTGCCAGCAGCCGAGGCGTGGCGACGCAGCGTGCTGATCTCGCGAGACGCGCGGCTCAACCCCAGGTCGGAGCCGCGCATCGATGCGGGCGATGCGGACGAGGAACTCCCCGAGGCCAGGCACCCGTTCTTCTGGGCGGGACGCCTGCTGATCGATGACGGCGGCTTCCTCGACGCTGAAGATGCGGAGACCGAAGCGTCGAAAGCCGAATCGCCTTAG
- a CDS encoding fumarylacetoacetate hydrolase family protein, protein MKIVRFLDPQGAVQYGLREPDGGVTLAEGDPYSGLRDTRQSAEVASPLPPIAPAAILCIGLNYAKHAEETGAKRPEFPVVFMKTPSAATATGAPIELPRRLRSNEVDYEAELAVVIGKPCKNASRDNALDYVLGYTCGNDVSARDWQKRGGGGQWCRGKTFDTFAPLGPWIVTTDEIPNPNNLSIASRLNGETVQDAHTSDMIFDVPTLIEFLSASVTLAPGTVILTGTPSGVGMARDPQLWLKPSDEIVVEIERIGRLSNPVVEERAEQLDHRDL, encoded by the coding sequence ATGAAGATCGTTCGATTCCTCGACCCCCAGGGCGCGGTTCAGTACGGTCTGCGGGAACCCGATGGCGGGGTAACCCTGGCCGAGGGTGACCCATACTCCGGTCTGCGCGACACACGGCAATCCGCGGAAGTCGCTTCGCCGCTGCCGCCGATCGCGCCGGCAGCGATTCTGTGCATCGGTCTGAACTACGCCAAACACGCCGAAGAAACCGGCGCCAAGCGGCCAGAGTTTCCGGTCGTGTTCATGAAGACCCCCTCCGCCGCCACCGCGACGGGAGCCCCAATCGAGCTGCCGCGCCGGCTCCGCAGCAACGAGGTCGATTATGAGGCGGAGCTGGCGGTGGTGATCGGCAAGCCGTGCAAGAACGCCTCGCGTGACAACGCGCTCGACTACGTGCTCGGCTACACCTGCGGCAACGACGTGTCGGCCCGCGACTGGCAGAAGCGAGGCGGCGGCGGGCAGTGGTGCCGCGGCAAGACGTTCGACACGTTCGCCCCACTCGGTCCGTGGATCGTGACGACCGACGAGATCCCCAACCCGAACAACCTGAGCATCGCCTCCCGACTCAACGGCGAGACGGTGCAAGACGCGCACACGTCAGACATGATCTTCGATGTGCCGACGCTCATCGAGTTTCTCTCGGCCAGCGTCACCCTGGCGCCGGGCACGGTGATCCTAACGGGCACCCCCTCGGGTGTTGGCATGGCCCGCGACCCACAGCTGTGGCTCAAGCCCTCAGACGAGATCGTGGTAGAGATCGAGCGGATCGGCCGTCTCTCGAACCCGGTAGTCGAGGAGCGAGCGGAGCAGCTCGACCACCGCGACCTTTGA